A segment of the Candidatus Rokuibacteriota bacterium genome:
CGAGTCCCGGTCCGCTGCAGCGCGAAGTTGGACAGCTCGTCGTCATCGAAGTGGCGCCTTGCATCGATAGCAGTATCGCGGGAACCAGCCCTGCGGCAACGGGAATCGGCACGCCGGGCTGCACCAGGCAAACATCGCCACGAGGAGACCGGGCGTGACGAGGGTCGCAGCGCCCACTAGGCAGAGCACCGTTTGGGCGTGGGTAGTGGCGGCGAGGAGCCCGTAGCCAGCCACCGCGAAGCCGACCGGGATCAACGCTGACGTGAGAATGTAGAGCCGGGTGGCAGATCTTCCACGCTTCCGAATCTCGCGTAGCTCCTCAGGCGAGTACTCCATCGTTCATTGGCCGCTGTCTGTCCAACGCCCAGCATCACCTGCGGGCGAAGCCCGTCAGGTGTATGCCGGAGTTAGACCTCACGTTCCGGCCCGAAGTCTTCCGGATCTGGCCGACCAGCTCGAAGCCTCTCCAGGCGCTTTTCTCTGGCAGCGAGCCCGTCACGGAGCACATAAAGCAGGGCAACACCGCCCGTCATCGGCGCTATCACATCGAATGTCAGGGTCTGCTTGAGATAGAAACTGTCTACCCGGCTCAGAACAGCGGCCAGGGCCCGCAGCGCCTCGTCCACATGGTTTCGGCTGGCGCTCGCCAACGGCTTGGCGCCTTTGCGAAGAGCGTTGGCGAGATCCCGATGTGCGATATGCCGGTTGCGCCAGTCGCGGGCAAACTGTGTCTTCGACCGCGCTTCGCTCAGTAGCTCCTCCAGTTGCTTGCGCAGGCCTGGGTCGTCGACTAAAGAGGGCAACCGCGACAGCGTGAGGTTCTCTCTGCCTGCCGAGCGTGGCGGGTCGGTGAGTCGTGCCAAGTGCAGCAGTGTATCTTCCCAAAAGGTGTCCCGAACCATTCGGAAGAAAAGGCCGGCGGTACGGTTGAGCAGCTCTACTCTCGCTGGTGTCTTGCCGTAGAGCTCCTTGTATTCGTGCCACTTCGCATGAAGCCACGCGACCTCGTTCCAGAGAGCATTGTAGACGGATCCGAGGCGTGGCCCCATTGAGGCTAGGTGTTCCTCACGAACTTCGTCTGCCGTCAGGTTCTTCGCCATTGCCTCCCTCTGGTCGTGAGGTCTAAGGCTCCAATTGAGCGGCGCGCCGCTAACCTCGATTTAGGCGCAAAATTGGGGTCCAGTTGTTGAGCCATGGGGTGAAGTCTCTCTTCCGATTGACGTACTCTCCGTGGGCAAGAAGAAGCTGATCTGTCTTCCGCGTGCCGCGAGTCTCCCAGCAGCGTCGGCCTTCGGTGACCCAAAGGTAGGTGTGGACCTTTTTGTCGCGTCCGTGGATTGACGTTAGCCGTCTTGCCAGTTCGCGCGGCGGCACGATGACGAAATCAACGGTTCGATTGGCAAACCCCTGAAGAACGAAGACCCAATAGTCCGCTGGCGACTTGGCGAGCTTGCTCCGGTCGATAGTCCACCACCCGCACGCCCTGAGCTGTTTCTGAAAAGCCGGCTCCATGTGTGTCGCGAGGAAGTCCTTCGAGAACTTCACTTGGAGAGACAGGGCCCGCCGACTGCGACGATCCGTGACGAGAAGGTCAACTCCTATGTCTTTGGACGGTACCCAAACATTGGTTCGTCGAAAACGCCGCTCGATTTCCGACGCAACTAGGTACTCGCCCGCGTGAATGCTGAACAGTGGTCTCACACATTACCTCTCTGAATATTGCGCCATCTAACGCCGCGGTGAGCGGCGCGCGGAGCGCGTCCGCTCGACTGCGAAGTTATGCGTCGCGCTTGGCCAGCGAATCTGCCCACCCGACGAGTTCGGCGAGCGCTTCTGAAATCGCACGGCCCGTAATCATGAGGCCGCTTCCGTTATGCCAGATGTGATGGTTGAACGCGCCACTCATCGAAGCCTTGAGAGGATAGTATTGGTTTGCGGGTTCATGATGCATGTCGTCCATGACCAGCAACCTTGTCGGGCTGACTGGGAAGCTTACGATAACACCGGGCGTCCTAAGTCCGAAAACAGTCTCGGTCTGGTGTTGAATGCCCACCGGCTTGTCGGTGGTAACGAAGGTGTCGCGTTCCGAGGCAACCATCGACCAGCGCTTCTCAAGTAGTATTTCGGCTAGATGGACTGCCTCCGATCGGACCAAGTGCGTGAAGAAGCGATGATGGTCGTTCCTTCCCCAGGCACGATAGGCATGCCACTGACTCGCATCGAGCGGGTAGATGGCGCCACCAATCTCTACAGAGTCGACATCCGGGGTCCCGTCTGGCCTTCTGGGCATCTCCTCATAGAAGGCCACGAGGCTCCGGTGTATCTCCTCAACTACTATCAGGGTGTGGGGATGGCGGAGGTGCATGACCGCAACGAAGAGAGACACTCCTTTGCGAACGGATGGGTCGCTGAGGTCGACACAGTCGGCTGCCAGCGATGGCCAGAGGCCGCCGAGGGTGTGCTCGAGACTCGAAAGCTGGTTCTCTAGGTCCCAGGTGCGTTGTCCCACCTCACTCAGAGGCGAGTACAAGTATCGTTGCGCGCAGATGCTTGGAATGCTGGTGAGCGTCTCGTCGCCGTCAGCCTCGTCCTTAGAGAAGACCCAGACTTTAGCGTGATCCATGCCGCGAGTCTGCGGTGTCGCGAAGTGCCGCAAGTAAAACTGTGGCACCCAGTGCTGGTTCTTCGGCTGGTTCACTGGCGGAAGCTAGAACGCATAACTACAATTCGGCCACTGGATAGGCTGACCTGCGTAATA
Coding sequences within it:
- a CDS encoding DUF4238 domain-containing protein, whose translation is MPQFYLRHFATPQTRGMDHAKVWVFSKDEADGDETLTSIPSICAQRYLYSPLSEVGQRTWDLENQLSSLEHTLGGLWPSLAADCVDLSDPSVRKGVSLFVAVMHLRHPHTLIVVEEIHRSLVAFYEEMPRRPDGTPDVDSVEIGGAIYPLDASQWHAYRAWGRNDHHRFFTHLVRSEAVHLAEILLEKRWSMVASERDTFVTTDKPVGIQHQTETVFGLRTPGVIVSFPVSPTRLLVMDDMHHEPANQYYPLKASMSGAFNHHIWHNGSGLMITGRAISEALAELVGWADSLAKRDA